The DNA sequence TAGGATCACCCGTCCATGAGAGCTGCGACAGCTGTGGGCCTTGACAGGATATGGCCCGACGGCTCAGCGGCCACGCATCCGCCCCGCGGAAGGCCGGCAAGGCGGTGGGCCAGGCGAACCGCCCCAGGATGACGCCTTGGACGTTCAGTCGCCACGATGCCGCCGCTGGAACTGGGCGGTGAAAACCGGCGGAGAATTGGTTGAAAAGAGCAATCTCGATAATGGTGACGCTGGCCCTGCTGGCTTGGCTGGCAAGCGACTCGCGCTGGCGGATGGTCGGCGATGCCTTCGACCGCATCACGCCAGCTACGTTCGCGGTGGCGACGATCGCCTTTTTCGTCACCTATGTCTTGCGTGCGCTACGCGTCTGCGACGAGTTCCGCGACGAGGTGAATGGCCGTTTCGGAGCCTGCCTGCGCGTCATTCTGATCCACAATGCGATGATCAACGTCGTACCCTTCCGGGGCGGCGAGACGGCCTTTCCCTTGCTCCTGCGCCAGGTCTTCGGCGTGCCGATCATGCGCGCCAGCGCCTCGCTGCTGTGGTTCAGGCTGCAGGACGCTTTCGTCGTCGGCGTGCTGGCGCTGGCGGTGTGGCCGGGCCTGCATGCGGCGATAAGGATCGCTGGAATCGCCGCCTTGATCGCTGCCGCCTGGTACCTGCCGCGCTGGGCGCGCGCGCCGCATGACTGGGCCGGGCGCGGCAGGATCGTGGCGAAGCTCGGCCTGCTGCGCGACACCTTCACCGAGGCGACCGGGCGCTCGCGTTACGGCTGGTGGTGGACGATCGCCAACTGGTCGCTGAAGCTCGCCGTGCAGGGATGGCTGCTGGCCCTGATACTGGGAACATCCTTCACGACGGCGTTTCCAGGCGTCGTCGGGGCCGAAGGCGCCGCAATATTGCCGGTGCAAGGCGTCGCCGGCTTCGGCACTTATGAAGCGGGAGCGGCGGCGGCACTGCTCACATCCGGAATTGCGATGAAGAGCGGTCTGCAGGCGGCCCTGGCGCTGCACCTGTTCATCTTCTGCTCGGCTATCGCCACCGGCGCTATAGCCTGGCTGTTTCCCTCGAAATCGACGCTGCCAGGGACTCCGGCCGTCGGACCTGCAAGGAAGCCATCCCAATGAACATATTGCCCATCCCCGCTTCGGGGCTGCCTGAGGGCGCGATGATGCCGGACCATACGCTGTCCATCGTCGTGCCCATGTACAACGAGGCCGAAAACGTCGAGCCGCTGCTGACGCGGATTCACCAGGCGATGGAGCGCTACGAGCAGCCGTGGGAGGTCGTGCTGGTCGATGACGGCAGCACCGACGCGACGGTGAGCGAGATCAGGCGCCTGGCTGCGCATTATGGCCCGCATGTGCATGCGGTCGAACTCGTGCGCAATTACAAGCAGACCGCCGCGATGCAGGCCGGCATCGACGCGGCGCGCGGCGATGTCATCGCCACGATCGACGGCGACCTGCAAAATGATCCCTTCGACATCCCGCGCATGGTCTACCGCCTGCTGAGCGAGGATCTCGACTTGGTGGTCGGCTGGCGCAAGGACCGCCAGGAGGGGCTTTTGATGCGCAGGCTCCCTTCGCGTATCGCCAATGCGCTGATCGCGCGCGTCACCGGCGTGCGCCTCAAGGACTATGGCTGCAGCCTCAAGGTCTATCGCGGCAGCGTCATCCGCAGCGTCAAGCTCTATGGTGAGATGCACCGTTTCATCCCGGCATGGCTGGCTACCGTGACGACCCCCAGACGCATCGCGCAGGAGGTCGTGACGCATCATGCCCGCATCCACGGCCAGTCCAAATACGGCATTTCGCGCACCTTCAGGGTCGTGCTCGATCTGGTGTTCATGTATTTCTTCATGCGCTATCGCACACGGCCCGGACATTTCTTCGGTGGCATCGGCATCACGCTTGGCGCGCTAGGTTCGCTGATACTTGCCTATCTGCTTTGCCTGAAGCTGTTTTTCGCGCAAGACATCGGAACACGGCCGATGCTGTTCACTGGCTTCTTTCTGCTGATCGCCGGAGTGCAGATGGTGACGTCGGGCGTGCTGGCGGAAATGCTGGCCCGCGTCTATCACGAGGCAAACGGATCATCGGCCTATGTCGCGCGGCCACGGCCGGCGCCCGACGACGATGACGGCTGGCTCCGCCCGAGCCGGCCTTCATGAGGAGATCGGAACGCCAGGGATATTCATGGCCACGAGCCCGTGGCGGTCGAAGGGCAAGAGATAAGGCGCAACCCTGCGCCCACCTCTCGCCCTCGACTCGCGCCCCCAGCGAAGACCTCGGCGGCAGCCCTCGGTCAGGCACCGCCACTTACACATGTCGCGGCGAATAGGATTCGCCCGACCTGCTTTAAGCTTCTGATCTGCATGTCGTTGTCCCGGAACCGAGCACACTTCCGGGCGACATGCATTTAGGTCCAATGCTCTAGTAACGCGAACGGCAGCTGGCGCGCTGGCCGAAACCGCTCGGGCCGCAAATCCAGGGCGAATGCCCCAGGAACTGACCGCCATTGCCCGGGCTGTAGGAAACCTTCACCGGTGCCGGCCTATCAATCCGTTGCGGCCGCACGAAGGCCGCGTAGGCCTCCTCCCTGGTACGCGTCACGACGCTCATCTGTGTAAGCGGTTTGCGGTAGAGAAGCTTTGTCTTGACGTGATGGACCTTCCCAGCGTGATGGGCCATTTTGCCGAACCCGTAGTCGATGGTTCGCCCGTTGATCGAGCCGGTCTTGGTTGTATCCATGGTCTGGCAGCCGGACACCATCGAGACGAGCACAAAAGCAGCAACAGCACAGGTATATTTTCTGCCGTTGTTGGCCAAATGTTCCATAACCCTGTTCATCTGCATCTCTCTACCCTTAAACATAATTCGGTTATGTGCGGGTGATATACTTTATAGTCGGCTTCTTTCCGCACTTTTTAAGTGATCATCGCCACTCAATCTGCATACGTATATTAGAACGAACTTATTAAAATTCGTGCAAACAGCATAATGAACACAGTCTTTCGGTGTTCGTTCGAATATGATGAAAATTCGATTGATTGGATCGGAGCCTGGCAGGGCGCGTGGGGTGCTTCGGCAAACGAAGCCTCCGCACCGGTGGCAACGACGGCGATCGGCGCTCAGGCTGGCAGAGTCGAAGGGCTGTTGCAGGTGTTAGGGGACGCTCAGCGCTGCGTTTCCCAACCTGGATCGAAGTAGAAATTGCGGGCGCCGATTTCGCCCATGCCGGCGCCCGAAACTGGGAAAGCCATCTTGACGAGATGAACGGCGCCGGCACCCTGCTGCAGTCCGTAAATGCCCTCCAGGCCGCGGCCGTAAAAACCCGCGAGCGGAGCCGTTAAAGCCACGCCGGCGAGCGAAGCCTGCAAGACAAATTTGCCGATACTTGGCCGAAGGGAAATCTTGTTCTCGGTGACGTGCTTGGCAATGATCACGATGGTCAGCAGGCTATATAAAGCTGCATTGAACGCGGCGAACCAGTAAAAACCCGTGGCGCTCTGCGGATTTTGTACAAGGAGCACGGGCAACGACGCACCGACGGCAAGCGCCACATAGGGGATGACGACACGAACCGGCAGGAGATCCTTCGGGCCGCGGCCCTTCGGTGTGACGCGAAAATCGACAAACGATTTGGTCAGATAGTCGCGGACGGCCGACAGCGTGCCCGCCAGCACCCACGGCCAGCGCGCGAAGAAATGAAACAGCATGCCTTCCCAGCTGAGTGCCTTGGCCGTTACCGGTCGTGAGAGCGCGAACGCCTTCAACATCATCACCAAGACGATCGGCGTAACCGAACTCGGCGCGTAGTGGAGAATGAAATCCAGATACGTCACATTGGCGAAGTTCCGGCCAGAAAACAGCGCGTAGATCGGCATGAGATACGTGGAGAGCGCGAGCAGTGCGAACAGCGGGTACCAAAGCTGGCAGAAAACGAACTGCAACCTCAATCGCAACCTCAGCTTGGAGAGATACATGGGCGAGTATTCGAGCAGGATGGTGGTCAGGCTCCTCGACCACTGGAATTCCTGAGTGACGAGGTCGGCGAAAGTCTGTGGGCCATCACCGTGCGCAATGGCGTCGATTGCATGCACGCCGCGCCAGCCCCCCGCGTTGATCAGCATGGAGGTCGAGTGGTCTTCGGCCAGTTCTGGGCCAAGCCCGCCCGCCTGCTTCAATGCGGCGGTGCGCACTGCATAGTGCGAGCCTATGCACAGTGGCGCTCCGACGCTCGTGTAGCCCGACTGCAGCAGGCCGTGCAGCATTCCCTCCACGAACAGTCGGCCGCGGGCCGACCAACTCTCGGCGGCATTGTTGTCGCAAATGCTCGGCGCCGAGACGTAGCCGACAGCGGGATCGGCGAAGGCCGCCAGCATCTCGCGCAGATAGGTCAGCGTCGGCACGTGATCGGCGTCCATCTGGGCGACGAAGTCGTAGCGTTCATAGCCGTAGTGATCATAGAAGAACGCGAGATTGCCTTCCTTGCAACGGGTTCGGCGCGGCCAGGTCTTGCGATGATAGTCTTCCCGGCCTCGCCGCGTCGAAATCTGGATGTTTCGCGCCTCGCACCATGCGATCGTCTCCTCGGAAGGGTCCTCGTCGGCAAGCCAGGTGTCGTGAGGATAATCCTGCGCAAGCATCGCCTCGAGCGTGCGCGCAACCACGAAAAACGGTTCGGATGGCGCTTTCGTCACCACCATCGCCACCCTCGAACTCGCGGCGACCGTGTAAAATTTGGACGGCCTTTTCGACACAAGCACGAATAACAGGAAATACATCGGCATCAGCGTCAGCCAGGCCAGCACCGTCGTCGCGAAGGCGTATGGCCCGATGTACTCGACATGCTCGGGCCTTAGCCACCAGATCCAGAAAAAACCGAGCGTGACGAACCAGAATGCCAGCGCCAGCCTCAGGATCCATTGCTGAGCGGCAGACAGGACGGGAACCAGAAAAGGGCCCTTCTGCGCCGCCTTGGCCAGAGCCGCCCGAGACCGGCGTTTCGGCCTGTTCTTACCGCTGATGGTCGCTACGTCCGCGGAAACACTCATAAACGTACCGCCGCCACTCTAAGCGTCAGCCGAAGACGGCCGACAACCTTCAACCCCGGCGCCAGAATCCATCGCAAATTTATTAGAGTCAACTAAATTAAGAGCTTCTTAACTATGCTTCTTGGGAACTGGTTAACCTAGCGCCTTTGAAGCGCCGGGCCGATCCGGCGGTCGCGTGCGCCCGACCAGCGCTGGACAGGCAAGCCGGACGTTTTGCGTTGAGGAATTCACCGAGAGGGGGATGGTCCCCATGTCTGGATGAGGACAAGCAGCGTTAACCACGTTGCGAGCGCCAAGGTTAAGCAACCGTTAATTGTGCTTGACTCTTGGCCCCGACCGGCTCTTAAATTAGCTAGGGATGATATATCGGGATGTTGACGCGAATTTGTGAGTATCGCGGCGAACTTTCTCTCTGAAGCTCTTCAGTATCGGAGCCTTGAGGGATAATTTTGGGTGGGTCCGTGCAAAGTTCGCACACTCGCCAATGGTCGCTCCGAAATCCCGCAGATTACGCCAATAGAGCCGATGGGTGTTGGATGGGCGTGTCGATCAGGCATCGACGCGCCGGGCGAAGCCTTGGCTTTCGTAGGAAGTCGGGCCTTGGGAGGCAAACAATGAAACGCTCCGCAGCAAATGCGCTTGTAGTCACGCTGGTTTTGGGCGGAAGCGCCGCGTTCCCCACGGCGGGAGGCGCCGGCTCCGTCCCCGTGACGGACCCCGTTCAGACGAGCAGCGCCGCGTCGGCATTCGGGTCGTACGATCCGTATGGCGATTTCACCAATGACAAGACCGCCAGCATCGAGGAACTGTTCCTGCCTTGGGAAGACGTCGATTTATCGACGCTGCCTCTGGCCGATGCTTATGCCCAGCAGCGCGGGCGCTCGCTGTTGATCACGATCGAGCCGTGGACCTGGTCGAAGGACTGGCGCATCACCCCGCCCGAGCTGCGAGACGGCATATTGGGCGGCAGATATGATGCCAATATGCAGGCGATCTGCGGCTTGGTGGGACAGATGAAAAGCCCGGTGACCATTCGCTGGGCGCAAGAAATGGAAGACAAGAACGGTCGCTTCACCTGGGCCAACTGGGCACCGAAGGACTGGATTTCCGCCTACAAGCGCGAAGTCGATATCTGCCGCAAGGCCGCCCCCACGGCCAAATATATGTGGTCGCCCAAAGGCGATGAAGGCTTGGAAAAATACTACCCTGGTGACGACTATGTCGACGTGATCGGCCTGTCGGTGTTCGGCCTGCAGAAAAAGGACAACGACGAGGCCGGTCACGACCGTACGTTCGCCGAGTTGCTGAAGCCAGGCTATGATCGCGTTGCGGGGTTCAACAAGCCGATCGTGGTGGCGGAACTCGGCTATGTCGGCAAGCAGGACTATGTTTCGAAGTGGCAGGACGATTCTCGCAAGTCCTATGCGGAGTTCCCGGCGCTGACTTCAGTTGTCTACTTCAACCAGAAGGAAGTGTGGCCGTGGCTGGGGGGCTATGGTCTGCCCGACTGGAGGGTGACCCAGCACGTCCTGCCGTAGACGCGTCGTCCCGATGCGTCCCGACACGATCGGGATGGATCTCCATCTTTCTGTTTGTTTGCCATCCATGCCGAACCAGCGTTTCGGCATGATGGTGAGGCGTGGCGTGAATCAGTCCGTGGAGTAGTTCCGTGAAACGAGTGCTGGGTAATTGTCTTGGAGCGGCATTCGCCTGCTCCGTTCTTGTTCTTGCCTTACAGGTCCCCGCGACAGCCAAGACAGCGGCCAAAATCGCCGAGCAGGCGCAAAAGGGCGCCGTGGTGCCCGACGAAGGCGTCTACCAGATCTATCAGAACCGTTCGTGGATGTGGGGCAATCACGGGGCCGCGTTCTTTGCCGTCAGGCAGCGGCAATTTAACGCCTGGTCGACGGAAAAGGGCCAGCCGGGCTATGGCGACGGGATATGGTTCATCCCCGGCGGCGGCAAGTTGTGCTACCGCGCGCAATGGCACGGCTCCTGGGGCGTGAAGGGCTCAATGACCTGCTTCGAGCATCGCCAGACCGGCAAGGCGATCTACAAGCGCAAGTCGCCTGATGGCGAGTGGTACGTTTTCAGGAGTTCGCATCGGAACCGGTCGGACGAGTCCGCGAAATTG is a window from the Mesorhizobium australicum WSM2073 genome containing:
- a CDS encoding glycoside hydrolase family 26 protein yields the protein MKRSAANALVVTLVLGGSAAFPTAGGAGSVPVTDPVQTSSAASAFGSYDPYGDFTNDKTASIEELFLPWEDVDLSTLPLADAYAQQRGRSLLITIEPWTWSKDWRITPPELRDGILGGRYDANMQAICGLVGQMKSPVTIRWAQEMEDKNGRFTWANWAPKDWISAYKREVDICRKAAPTAKYMWSPKGDEGLEKYYPGDDYVDVIGLSVFGLQKKDNDEAGHDRTFAELLKPGYDRVAGFNKPIVVAELGYVGKQDYVSKWQDDSRKSYAEFPALTSVVYFNQKEVWPWLGGYGLPDWRVTQHVLP
- a CDS encoding lysylphosphatidylglycerol synthase domain-containing protein; translated protein: MKRAISIMVTLALLAWLASDSRWRMVGDAFDRITPATFAVATIAFFVTYVLRALRVCDEFRDEVNGRFGACLRVILIHNAMINVVPFRGGETAFPLLLRQVFGVPIMRASASLLWFRLQDAFVVGVLALAVWPGLHAAIRIAGIAALIAAAWYLPRWARAPHDWAGRGRIVAKLGLLRDTFTEATGRSRYGWWWTIANWSLKLAVQGWLLALILGTSFTTAFPGVVGAEGAAILPVQGVAGFGTYEAGAAAALLTSGIAMKSGLQAALALHLFIFCSAIATGAIAWLFPSKSTLPGTPAVGPARKPSQ
- a CDS encoding glycosyltransferase family 2 protein — translated: MNILPIPASGLPEGAMMPDHTLSIVVPMYNEAENVEPLLTRIHQAMERYEQPWEVVLVDDGSTDATVSEIRRLAAHYGPHVHAVELVRNYKQTAAMQAGIDAARGDVIATIDGDLQNDPFDIPRMVYRLLSEDLDLVVGWRKDRQEGLLMRRLPSRIANALIARVTGVRLKDYGCSLKVYRGSVIRSVKLYGEMHRFIPAWLATVTTPRRIAQEVVTHHARIHGQSKYGISRTFRVVLDLVFMYFFMRYRTRPGHFFGGIGITLGALGSLILAYLLCLKLFFAQDIGTRPMLFTGFFLLIAGVQMVTSGVLAEMLARVYHEANGSSAYVARPRPAPDDDDGWLRPSRPS
- a CDS encoding glycosyltransferase family 2 protein, encoding MSVSADVATISGKNRPKRRSRAALAKAAQKGPFLVPVLSAAQQWILRLALAFWFVTLGFFWIWWLRPEHVEYIGPYAFATTVLAWLTLMPMYFLLFVLVSKRPSKFYTVAASSRVAMVVTKAPSEPFFVVARTLEAMLAQDYPHDTWLADEDPSEETIAWCEARNIQISTRRGREDYHRKTWPRRTRCKEGNLAFFYDHYGYERYDFVAQMDADHVPTLTYLREMLAAFADPAVGYVSAPSICDNNAAESWSARGRLFVEGMLHGLLQSGYTSVGAPLCIGSHYAVRTAALKQAGGLGPELAEDHSTSMLINAGGWRGVHAIDAIAHGDGPQTFADLVTQEFQWSRSLTTILLEYSPMYLSKLRLRLRLQFVFCQLWYPLFALLALSTYLMPIYALFSGRNFANVTYLDFILHYAPSSVTPIVLVMMLKAFALSRPVTAKALSWEGMLFHFFARWPWVLAGTLSAVRDYLTKSFVDFRVTPKGRGPKDLLPVRVVIPYVALAVGASLPVLLVQNPQSATGFYWFAAFNAALYSLLTIVIIAKHVTENKISLRPSIGKFVLQASLAGVALTAPLAGFYGRGLEGIYGLQQGAGAVHLVKMAFPVSGAGMGEIGARNFYFDPGWETQR
- a CDS encoding DUF995 domain-containing protein translates to MKRVLGNCLGAAFACSVLVLALQVPATAKTAAKIAEQAQKGAVVPDEGVYQIYQNRSWMWGNHGAAFFAVRQRQFNAWSTEKGQPGYGDGIWFIPGGGKLCYRAQWHGSWGVKGSMTCFEHRQTGKAIYKRKSPDGEWYVFRSSHRNRSDESAKLKYGDYVTRKQTRIKARL